In the genome of Streptomyces collinus, one region contains:
- a CDS encoding DUF3592 domain-containing protein yields the protein MEILFYIVPALMIAVASCAVVVVIRRSVRVSRAWSGGLTAEARCLRTYTTTSGGGDSSVRTTLHHVYEFTTRDGRGVRFEEHGGPGTTIEGDIVTVHYAADRPEHATARPPAQGKLVAGTGCLLAFLGTFILFAVGFMVVTYTMFSAVGDFPGP from the coding sequence ATGGAAATCTTGTTCTACATCGTGCCCGCGCTCATGATCGCGGTTGCTTCCTGTGCCGTGGTCGTGGTGATCCGCCGCTCGGTGCGGGTCAGCCGCGCCTGGAGCGGCGGCCTGACCGCCGAGGCCCGCTGTCTGCGGACATACACCACGACGAGTGGGGGCGGCGACAGCTCGGTGCGCACCACTCTGCACCACGTGTACGAGTTCACCACGCGCGACGGCCGCGGCGTCCGCTTCGAGGAGCATGGCGGGCCGGGGACGACCATCGAGGGCGACATCGTCACCGTGCACTACGCGGCGGACCGCCCGGAGCACGCCACGGCAAGGCCCCCGGCGCAGGGGAAGCTCGTCGCGGGCACGGGATGTCTGCTCGCCTTCCTCGGCACCTTCATCCTCTTCGCCGTCGGCTTCATGGTGGTGACGTACACGATGTTCTCCGCCGTGGGCGACTTCCCGGGTCCGTAG
- a CDS encoding lytic polysaccharide monooxygenase auxiliary activity family 9 protein — translation MRTRTKLSAAAVGLATTGALVLSSGGASGHGYTDLPISRQKLCQNGTVTNCGSIQWEPQSVEGPKGFPASGPADGQICNAGLGHFGQLSAPRTPSGGAWPATKVTGGQNYTFRWQFTAMHATTDFKYYVTKPGWNQNHNLARSDLNLTPFFTVPYNGQRPPSTLSHSGRLPSGLSGRHVIVAVWTIADTANAFYACSDVTF, via the coding sequence ATGCGTACAAGGACCAAGTTGTCCGCAGCCGCGGTGGGACTGGCCACGACCGGAGCCCTCGTGCTCTCCTCCGGCGGCGCCAGCGGCCACGGCTACACCGACCTCCCCATCAGCCGGCAGAAGCTCTGCCAGAACGGCACCGTGACCAACTGCGGCTCGATCCAGTGGGAGCCGCAGAGCGTCGAGGGCCCGAAGGGCTTCCCGGCCTCCGGCCCGGCCGACGGGCAGATATGCAACGCGGGGCTCGGCCACTTCGGCCAGCTCAGCGCGCCGCGCACACCGTCCGGCGGAGCCTGGCCCGCCACGAAGGTGACGGGCGGCCAGAACTACACGTTCCGGTGGCAGTTCACCGCGATGCACGCCACGACCGACTTCAAGTACTACGTCACCAAGCCCGGCTGGAACCAGAACCACAACCTGGCCCGGTCCGACCTCAACCTCACTCCGTTCTTCACCGTGCCGTACAACGGGCAGCGCCCGCCGTCCACGCTCTCCCACAGCGGCAGGCTGCCGTCCGGGCTGAGCGGGCGTCACGTCATCGTGGCCGTCTGGACGATCGCCGACACGGCCAACGCGTTCTACGCCTGCTCGGACGTGACGTTCTGA
- a CDS encoding SPFH domain-containing protein, which translates to MSTTTSHPSEPDGPADGPARPARLIQNEATTEIPVHLLFRDDPAPATVPLKLAVLGRGQGTEEQPRVRRPAVAPKRPVPQVDPDLVERPARVLPGAAGVLAGACGAAGCVATSWWAGVLPPLAVEALRLPAIAGAGFGPVQWAAYAGAGALGLFGLGGLARGRTGRAWVLDLFGRYRGTVRRSGLLWVNPLLLRRRVDVRLRHWRSEPVPASDGSGVALRVVVLVVWRVRDTARAMLGVEDHEAYLRECVEAALARVPVETPGGPRGAGDAAGETLTRLVATDAAPVGLEVFSVQPVRVEYAPEVAAAMHRRRMAALDAQHRASVLTSVVDSVEDTVTRLTVRGLVELDDYERKALVKDLTVAFCAGRGETAP; encoded by the coding sequence ATGAGTACGACCACTTCCCACCCGTCCGAGCCCGACGGGCCGGCCGACGGACCGGCCCGGCCCGCCCGGCTGATCCAGAACGAGGCCACCACCGAGATCCCCGTCCACCTGCTGTTCCGCGACGACCCCGCCCCGGCGACGGTGCCGCTGAAACTGGCGGTCCTCGGCCGCGGGCAGGGCACGGAGGAGCAGCCGCGCGTGAGGCGCCCGGCCGTCGCCCCGAAACGCCCGGTGCCGCAGGTGGATCCCGACCTGGTGGAGCGGCCCGCGCGGGTGCTGCCCGGCGCGGCCGGTGTACTGGCCGGGGCGTGCGGGGCGGCGGGCTGTGTGGCCACCTCCTGGTGGGCCGGGGTGCTGCCGCCGCTGGCGGTGGAGGCGCTGCGGCTGCCCGCGATCGCCGGAGCCGGGTTCGGTCCCGTGCAGTGGGCGGCGTACGCGGGGGCGGGGGCGCTCGGGCTGTTCGGGCTGGGCGGGCTGGCCCGGGGCCGGACCGGGCGGGCCTGGGTGCTGGATCTGTTCGGTCGCTACCGGGGGACGGTCCGGCGTTCCGGCCTGCTGTGGGTCAACCCGCTGCTGCTGCGCCGCCGGGTGGACGTGCGGCTGCGGCACTGGCGCAGCGAGCCCGTGCCCGCGTCCGACGGGAGCGGAGTCGCGCTGCGGGTGGTCGTCCTGGTGGTGTGGCGGGTGCGGGACACCGCCCGGGCCATGCTGGGCGTCGAGGATCACGAGGCGTATCTGCGCGAGTGCGTCGAGGCGGCGCTGGCCCGGGTGCCGGTGGAGACGCCGGGCGGGCCGAGGGGGGCCGGGGACGCGGCGGGCGAGACGCTGACCCGGCTGGTGGCGACGGACGCGGCCCCGGTCGGCCTGGAGGTGTTCTCCGTGCAGCCGGTCCGTGTGGAGTACGCCCCCGAGGTCGCCGCCGCGATGCACCGCCGCCGGATGGCCGCGCTGGACGCCCAGCACCGGGCGAGTGTGCTCACCTCGGTCGTGGACTCGGTGGAGGACACGGTGACCCGGCTGACCGTGCGGGGTCTGGTCGAACTCGACGACTACGAGCGCAAGGCGCTGGTGAAGGACCTGACGGTGGCGTTCTGCGCCGGCCGGGGCGAAACAGCTCCGTGA
- a CDS encoding peptidoglycan-binding protein has translation MESPVFEEIDPASDCDCPGCVHWRRALPHSWSGRAGAHPAAHRGLALAAVASTALGAGHTVPAAAAQHAPHRPGVSAGEELDNPQGGSAPLYGPGGPAHQSVAPKPTAITRTEIINRARTWVAAKVPYNMSAFWSDGYRQDCSGYVSMAWRLPGNEWTGSLAQYGERISKEELQPGDILLFHNASDPANGSHVTIFGGWTDAAHSHYTAYELTRPHTRRQSTPYAYWNDSDRYVPYRYKGVTPQEPVPGKDGGQPGAPAVTPYPGAAYFGLGANNRYVTLLGRMLVARGAGGSYASGPGPRWTDADRRATRAFQQAQGWTGAEADGLPGPHTWELLVNGKGKDVEDGVLGPPPASHGVPGYPGRALFRPGANNAYVTQLGRQLVRKGFGRFYKVGPGPHWTEADRRAVEAFQRAQGWRGGAADGYPGPETWRRLFS, from the coding sequence ATGGAGTCTCCGGTATTCGAGGAAATCGACCCCGCGAGCGACTGCGACTGCCCCGGCTGCGTCCACTGGCGTCGTGCCCTGCCGCATTCCTGGTCCGGCCGGGCCGGCGCCCATCCGGCCGCGCACCGGGGCCTCGCCCTGGCCGCAGTGGCCTCCACCGCACTCGGGGCGGGTCACACCGTACCGGCCGCGGCCGCCCAGCACGCCCCCCACCGACCGGGCGTTTCCGCAGGTGAAGAGCTTGATAATCCCCAGGGCGGCTCGGCCCCGTTGTACGGCCCCGGCGGCCCCGCGCATCAGTCCGTCGCCCCCAAGCCCACCGCCATCACCCGCACGGAGATCATCAACCGGGCCAGGACCTGGGTCGCCGCGAAGGTGCCGTACAACATGAGCGCTTTCTGGTCCGACGGTTACCGGCAGGACTGCTCCGGCTATGTCTCGATGGCCTGGCGGCTTCCCGGAAACGAATGGACGGGCAGCCTCGCCCAGTACGGGGAGCGCATTTCCAAAGAAGAACTCCAGCCGGGCGACATTCTGCTGTTCCACAATGCATCGGACCCCGCGAACGGCTCGCACGTCACCATTTTCGGCGGCTGGACGGACGCCGCGCACAGCCACTACACGGCCTACGAGCTGACCCGTCCGCACACCCGCCGCCAGTCCACCCCGTACGCCTACTGGAACGACTCCGACCGGTATGTGCCCTACCGCTACAAGGGCGTCACCCCACAGGAGCCGGTCCCCGGGAAGGACGGCGGCCAGCCGGGCGCCCCGGCCGTCACGCCGTATCCGGGAGCGGCGTATTTCGGCCTCGGCGCGAACAACAGGTACGTCACGCTGCTCGGCCGGATGCTCGTCGCGCGCGGAGCCGGCGGCTCGTACGCCTCGGGCCCGGGCCCGCGCTGGACCGACGCCGACCGCCGGGCGACCCGGGCGTTCCAGCAGGCCCAGGGGTGGACGGGCGCGGAGGCCGACGGCCTGCCCGGCCCGCACACCTGGGAGCTGCTGGTCAACGGCAAGGGCAAGGACGTGGAGGACGGGGTCCTCGGCCCGCCTCCCGCTTCGCACGGCGTCCCCGGCTACCCGGGGCGGGCGCTGTTCCGCCCCGGCGCGAACAACGCCTATGTGACCCAGCTGGGCAGGCAGCTCGTGCGGAAGGGGTTCGGCAGGTTCTACAAGGTCGGGCCGGGGCCGCATTGGACCGAGGCGGACCGGCGCGCCGTCGAGGCCTTCCAGCGCGCCCAGGGCTGGCGGGGCGGCGCGGCGGACGGCTATCCGGGGCCGGAGACCTGGCGGCGCCTCTTCTCGTAA
- a CDS encoding FadR/GntR family transcriptional regulator: protein MAARDLQERIKKLIIDRRLASGAPLPTEPELMEYLGASRNSVREALKALQAMGIVEIRHGFGTYVGPMSLAPMIEGLAFRTVAGHYRGEDSLLQLLELREAVETGLVSRLAGRIPEADLVELNALVDRMEEEAAQGAGLAETDRAFHATLYRGLDNVLLCEVLEAFWDAFHRVRTDLGGEPQDPKVTCRQHREILDAVRSGDAMRAEEAIREHFGNIRARLSTTAPQGPHTRHNERV from the coding sequence ATGGCAGCGCGTGACCTACAGGAGCGGATCAAGAAGCTCATCATCGACCGCCGGCTGGCCTCCGGGGCCCCGCTGCCGACCGAGCCCGAGCTGATGGAGTACCTCGGCGCGAGCCGGAACTCGGTGCGGGAGGCGCTGAAGGCACTCCAGGCGATGGGCATCGTGGAGATCCGGCACGGCTTCGGCACCTACGTCGGCCCGATGTCCCTGGCCCCGATGATCGAGGGCCTCGCCTTCCGCACGGTCGCCGGGCACTACCGGGGCGAGGACTCCCTGCTGCAACTGCTGGAGCTGAGGGAGGCGGTGGAGACGGGCCTGGTCTCCCGGCTCGCCGGACGGATACCGGAAGCCGACCTCGTTGAACTGAACGCGCTCGTCGACCGTATGGAAGAGGAGGCCGCACAGGGAGCCGGCCTCGCCGAGACCGACCGGGCCTTCCACGCCACCCTCTACCGGGGGCTGGACAACGTACTGCTGTGCGAGGTCCTGGAGGCGTTCTGGGACGCCTTCCACCGGGTCCGCACGGACCTCGGGGGCGAGCCGCAGGACCCGAAGGTGACCTGCCGGCAGCACCGGGAGATCCTCGACGCGGTGCGGTCCGGCGACGCGATGCGGGCGGAGGAGGCCATAAGAGAACACTTCGGCAACATCCGCGCCCGTCTGTCCACAACGGCTCCACAGGGCCCCCACACACGTCACAATGAACGCGTTTGA